The nucleotide sequence TGTTCTTCTCTTTatcctttcctgtttctttttgaaTTATACAAATTTTTTTACGATTTGACAAATTTTTATATTGACTTTGTGGCTGTATTTCTTTGTTCTTATTGTCGTAGCTATTTAGTGGTTCTCCAGAGAGTACAATACACGTACATAGCCTTTCATAGTCTACTTAGATTTGATATTCTAGTTCAAGCAAAATGTAAAAGACCTACCATTTTGTTCTCAAGACCTTCCCACTTTATATTATGGCTGCTGCATGTATTCCATCTACAAATTCCATAATCTGAATATCCCCTATCTGAAAATCTCATGATTCAATGTTataaattttatctttaatatttatacATAGTTTGGAGttcttaagagaagaaaaataatctcgTTATATTTACTGGGAGATTTACCATTCCTGTTCCTCCTGAATTTCCACTCTCTTCTGgcctttatgtttttttctgagtAGTCTGGTAATTTTTGTAACATTACTCTCTATGTAATGTGTGTTTTCTCTCAGGCTgctttcagtatttttctttgtagttttgtGAAGCTTTATGAGAATGATTCTGGGCATGGCTTTCTTTGAGTATATTCTACTTGGTTTTTCTGAGCTTTTTGAGTCAATAAATTTATGTCTTTTAGtatatttgggaagttttcaaccattattttttcaaacttttttttctttactattctctgtctcttctccttctgagattcCATAATAGGAATGTTACACCTTTCCATACTGTCCCCAGAATGTTTCTCTGAGaaacattcttttttaaatacaTCTTTATAATCTCTGCTCTCTAGAATGAACAAGTTTAAGCTATGGTCTTCAGAATAGATcatttctattgatttatcttTAAGTttactgtttctgtttttttttatctCCATCTGCTATTGATCCCATCCTGTAAATTTTCATTACAAATATTGTATTTTGAAGTTATAAAATTTTCATATCATTCTTGTTTATAGTTTCTGTATCTCTGCCATGAACTTtcgaatttctatttatttaagtcATCTTTACCTTTCTCATAAATCATAGtaataacagttactttaaagtaTTTGTCTGTCAATTCCAGCATCTTGGTAATATTGGGGTTGGTATCTGTTGatgattttttccttttggaaTTGATCACATTTTCCTAATTCTTGTATGTCAAGTGATTTTAGATTTTATCTTGGACTTTTTGAATATTATGTTGTGAGACTCTGGGTAATGTTAAAATCCTCTGGATAATTTTTGTTGCTGATTGCTTCTTTTAGTAGGCAATAAATTAGGTTTAGACCATAAGTTCTCTCGTACCTTTGTTGGTAGTAGTTCCAATGTCAGTTCTGCTTTCAGAGCCTTTGCTATGCCACTTGGAGTCTGCCCCACTCATGTGACACTCATTGGTTAGCCTGGGACTTTGGTAGAAGTTTATACCATAGATAAGTTCACAAAGGTCTCGTTATGCTGCTTTGGGTCTGTCCTGTGCATGCACAGCTCAGGAACCAGCCCTGGATGTGTGCTGGTGCATAGACTGAATTAGGGGTCTCTTTCTCCAGGTCTCTCATATCTAAGAATCTTCACACACTCTTCAACTTGCAAGGCCCTTTTTCATCATCATCTGATCAGAAATATGAGGCTTCTTTTTCAGCTTTAGCTGCCTGACTTCTGAGCTATAGCTCCATAACTGGGTTCTCTCCTTTGGGTAACGTTGAAAGACAAAAGaggcagaaaaacaaaattatgggAATTTCCTTTACACTGTTCAGACCACAGGGCCCCTCTCTCAGTTCCTTTGTCCAAAAGGATGGGGTACCCCTCAGAGTTTTAGCTGTGTGCTCCAATGCCATAGTTCTTCAAGAAGAGCTGCCCTAGGAtataacagagagagaaaagagcgggaaaaaagaaaaaagctattaTTTCCCCCACTCTCCAGCTTTCAGGGGCCACTTTTCCAAGTTCCCTGGTCAGAGAGGTTGGTTTTCTCTTAGGTTTTTCCCCTGCATCATAGCAACTATAGCTCTGCATTTGGGGTCTGTTCTCAAGTAAAAGCCAtgagaaaaaagagggaaaggataaaaaaaaaaaaatcctcacccACTTAATTGTTGCTTATTCAAGTTTTAATACCCCTCTGCAATATGCCagcttttctttacttttgtttttcttgcctcaggtagtttcttatattttttccatGATTGTTTAGACataattaaagggaaaaatatgCTGCGTTGGGCTTATAACATTTGACCAGCATTGGAAATCTCACACTGGATTTTTACAAAGCAACCACAAAATCTTCTATAAGTTGTTTTGCAAATACATGATTCAACTCTCTCTCTAATTATAACTCTTCTGGGTCATATATTTTGGGCTGCTTCCACGTATTCCTAGAAACAGCTCCAGATATACAGTAAGCAAACTGCTGTATatgtaataagaaaataaataattttaagggACAGATGAATGAACGAAAGAATACATTACTGGTTCATGAATCTGCATATGTATGTGAACACAATAAAACCAGTGGGTGTCATTAGTTTAAGCTTTTCAAAATTCTTCCAAGAAGGGTTTATATTACcaacagaaaaaatattgagtGATCATGAGGCAATTATCTAAGAGAAAGAATAGTGAGAAAAAGGGTAAGAATGCTGAACACAATGAAGCAGGAGAGATTAGTACTTCTCTAGTCTGAAGTcagattgtttttaaagattCATCTTAAAGAAGAATCTAAATAGAAAATTTCCCTGTGGAACAAGATAACTACGTCCCGTGAATCATGAGAAAGTTGATGGCTTATAATAGGCCTGAAGAACTTGGATGAAATATGAGTGCTTTCCAGCTTGCCAAAGGAATAAGAAAATGAGCCATTATTGGTGAAAGTAAAGATTATCAATGACAAAGTGAGTAATTAGCATCTTGGTTACCTCAAGAGGCAGATTATGAGAAAATATATGGGTAAATTGAAAAACAACAATACAATGATAAtcttgagagaaaaggaaagcaaagaaacCAGCTAGAAAGAAATGACTATAATTAGTACATATATGTGCAACCGCATATGAATAAACATAAGTTTTGAATTAAGATGTTGTCTAAATCTTCATTCTTCTTAGGGAAGAGGAGCATTCTTGAGGTATGTGGTAGCACTCCAATCAATTGCTGATGCACTAAAGAAGCCAATTCTAAAATTCCAGATACAGGAATGATGATCAGGATAAAGACCTTATAACATTATTTATGAAATCTTTCTAAAAATCGCTAATGGTCTGAAAAATCTCTTCATTGCTGTATTCATCTCTTTATTCCTGAATGTGTAGACCACTGGGTTTAAAAAAGGAGTGAGAACAGCATCAGAGAGAGCAAGAAACTTGTCCATATGGGAATTGGGATGTGGCCATGTATAGACAAACATGGTTGGACCATAGAAAAAAAATACCACAGTGATGTGAGCTGACAAAGTGGAGAGGGCCTTGGATGAATCACCTGAGGAATGTTTCCAAAGAGTTAACAGGATGAATATGTAGGAGATGAGAAGTATAAAGAAAGAACCAACACAGATAAACCCACTGTTGACAGTGACCATGAACTGCAATCTGTAGGTATCTGTACAGGCCAGTCTGAGGAGTCGAGGAAGGTCACAGTAAAAGCTGTCCAATACATTAGGACCACAGAAGGGTAAGTTAACAATAAATGCTAGCTGGAACAGTGAGTGACTGATGCCAAGGGCCCAGGCAGCAGCCAGAAACAAAATGCACATTCGTGGGCTCAGAATGTTCAGATAGTGAAGAGGCTTACATATGGCAACATATCTGTCAAAGGCCATGGTTATGAGAAGCATCATCTCCACACCACCAATGACATGGATGAAGAAGATCTGAGCAACGCAGCCTCCAAAGGAGATGACTTTATGCTTTCTGAAAAGGTCGTAAATCATCTTGGGTGAGGTGACAGAGCAGGCTCCCAAGTCAATGAAGGAGAGACTGGCCAATAAGAAATACATGGGGGAATGTAAATGAGGATCAGTGGTCACAGAAAACACAATGAGGATGTTTCCAGTCATGCTTGCCACGTAGAGCACAGAGGAGAACACCAGGAGGAGAAGCTGGATCTCCCATGAATGGGTGAGTCCCAGAAACACAATCTCAGACACAACCGAGTGATTCCCTCCATCCATTGATCCAGCCAACATGGCCACTGCTGAAATTATGAGAACTAAGAAAATGAGGAGGCAATTGTGATTATGGAGATGACAATATGTCATAGAATTACTGATGTTTCAATGCTCGCATTAGGAATGAAAAGCATATAGTTATCCAGTTCCATTGATCCAACCAATTGGGCTGCTGCTGAAATTCTGAGAACTAAGGAAATAAGAAATTGTGATTATTAAGGATGGTAAGAGTGTTAATTATTTATGCTGCACTGTTTATATTATGAATGAGAACTACCTGGTTATCCAATTCTTCATGCTTGTAAAacaatgatgacgatgatgatgataatgatgatgatgatgataatggtgatatAAACACAACTCAAGAGATCATATCATGATTGGAACTATCAGCAAAAGCTCTCATATCCTAAAATCAATAGGAGAAATTGGCAAGAACAAAAGTTTCACAGGTTCCTGCAGCAAGAAACAGAATATGCAAACAATAAAGTATCCTTACTGgcaaagggagagagacagtaggtagaaatacatttatttaattgcCCCCAATGGGAACCTAGACAGGTATACATATTATATCTTACCCTACTTTCCCATAGCACCACACTTCATCTCTCTTTTATGGTTATTTTCATATTCTTCTCTCCATACAATTTACACTCAGAGAGTAGTGTTGGGGAAAAACTATGATTAATCAGTAGAACACCATCAAGGAGTGCGATTTTTCTGAAACATGAGATGGGACTGAATTAAAGAGACACAAACTATAGAATAGGATGTAGAGTGAGATTAAGATAAATGAAGCTCAGGAATATGAAACATCAGAACCAGGCAGGAGTAGTAAAGAGGGAGTATATGAGCTTTATCAAAGACAGAATTTCATCCTTTTTCAGCATGTCAGATCAGGTTCACTGTTCTTTTAAATCTTcccatatttttattgtggtaaaaaacgcacaatgtaaaatttaccacattaaccttttttaagtgtacagttcagtattgCTATTacatatattcacattgttgggaAACAGACCTCCAGAATTTTTTCACCTTGCAGatctgaaactccatacccattaaacaaaaactctgttctgcccctccctccagccccaggtaaccaccattttactttctgtttctatgagtttgactacttcagtacctcatataattggaatcatatttgtctttttatgactggcttatttcacttaccataatatcctcaaggttcgtccactgaatcttcccattttttaaaagttctatcAAAACTACACAGAACTTTCTACTGACCACTCTACTAAATAAAGTTCCCTCTGGAGCCTACACCTGGCCCTGAAATAATTTTATCCAGgcttaatatatgtaaaaatatgtgAGATTTCACACTAGTTTCTGCTAAAGCATAGGCCTATATCACCACAAGAAATGTGAAATACACAGGCAAATAGCTTCTGTTTGCCCATACATATTAAGGTGTTTATGGCTAGCACTTGGAATTGTTGAAATACTAAGTTTTTCTTCATCAGTGCCTCAGCCTCACCCACCCACTCCCTTTTTCTGCTCAATGGGGCCTCCATTCTTTTAAAGCATTCAGCTCTTTCTTTTATTATAACCAACTCTGATATTAGATAGCATCATGCTTACTGTGTCTGAAATCCATGCAGGTGACAAATAAATGACAAACAatgggatatattggagtatatgaggaagccatttggcataaaactaattgggcctaagctttttttcccaaaagggcctgatgtggccatCAATCATGCATtatatatctgctttaagtatatactatgtcccaaagacaagaacaatacccttaaagataaagtaacttcccccacatcctCATTTCCTTAATGATAAGTATCTCTCCCTAAGCtagggattgattgctgacctgctgtgacCACCCAGATCGAGACCACCTACCTGCTGCAGTCCTGGAATTGCTGTGCCAGTAAAGCAATCTCTTGagtattgtaaaagggacattccaatcatatgtgatacatgctctttgacagtatatTACCACTCAGCAtacccccacttctttggagtctCCATaactttgtgaaaggactctcctgggctatatgctCCTCAGATCTGGTTTATAATactcacctcaattttgatttatagattggctatgaattatttgcatcaacacagGTACATTGTATCTCCAAGATCATGCATAGTTTTTAGCTTGTAGCCCACTTTGAAATGAGAAGAATGTGAAACTTCAGTAACACTATACAAGGGCGCCAGAGCTTTCTCCTTGGCTTGATCACATGCACATAAAGCTGATACTAAAGGGTTTCTTCCCTTTAAGTTTTGCGTATGTTTGTCTGTTTCGGTGGAGAAGAGTTGGAGGGGATGGAGAGGATTCCATTGCTCTGTGTCCAAATATCCACCATAGTCAATTCCCTGTAGAGGGTGAACCCTCTAAACAGCTCCTGAGGTTTTATTCCCTTAGAAGGTGTGGAATGCAGAAGAACAGGTTTATTGACATTATTCTCCTTTTGCAGACCTAGCTCCAGAAATTTGAAGAATCTTCTCACAAAAACATGTCAAGTTGATGGTCTCATCTATTCTAACACATCCCTCTGTCACCAAACTTCCAGAAGCTCCCACTGTGATCTGACCCCAATTCTTGCTCACCATTTCTGAGCTGAGACTCTATACTTAACTAATTCAAATGAGTTTTCTGTCATCACCTGAGCTACAGTCCATAGCCTCAAGATACACACATTCTATAACCTCAAGCTCTTTAGTCCTCATAAATCTGTGAGTTTGGGCTGGAGAACAGGGAACTATACATGCCCTTCATTGTGGAGGAAGAGACAGAATGAAGTGGACTGGTGGGATGAAATGCATAGATGAATGACTGAGGCACCGGGGAAAGGGCCAGAAATACGCAGCAACTGATAAAAAACATGAAGAGTTTTGTGTGGGGCAGCATAAACACCCAGTGGAACCATACCAATACTTTGATCTCAGAGATGGCCTGGTGCAGATTGACCATTATTCAGATGAAAAACCTGAAACTCAAAAATGTAAACTGATTGCTCACAGTCACACTAGAGACAGAACTGAGGACAAGAACTCAGGTGTCTGTATTCCTGATCCAGAAAGTATAGATCCTGTATAAAAATAGCCTAAGAAAGatgagtaaaaattaaaaattaaaaatgtgattttcaGAGTTAAAACTGACACAAAACACCAGCATTTGCACAAACTACCTATTATTTGCACTAAATTATTTTGCATGACAAcaattaaatacaaaaaaaagtgACCAATTAAATGTTAGAAGTAAACTATATACAGAAATGAGATTATTCATTGCTGCCATACTTTGAGGGCTCACTCTTCTTGTTTTGGTGCTCATTTGGAAGGACACAACACTGGtaaaatatttgaaggaatatTTGTAATCCCACCATCATTTCTGCCTCTCTATATTTTACTTTCCTCAAAAGGCCATAAAAGTTCTCAATTATTTTGTTAAGCTTTTCTTGACAGTGCCGTCCATCATGgtcagggttttatttttttctaacttctgTAAGTCACAGACTCAATAAACTTATTGGAAAGACACAAATTGCACATCTAATAGCTACAATATAAGGTAGTCTACAATATATGCCATACAAAGAGTAGagaaaattatttgttgaatgtgtGAGAAACAAGGTCAAAGGAAGGACCAGTATTATCTAGTGAGGTCAAAGATTTCAGGAAGAGGATGGAATGTCATTAGTCCTTTTAATATGTGTGGTAAACATCTTGATCTGTAATCTATAGAGTCTTCTGCTATTGACCataatgctttaaaattttcatttgtatattaccCAAAGTTCATAAGTAGGTGtgaaaatcagtaaatatttccAGAATGAGAGGTTGGTTAATAACCCCTCCACATTCCAGGAGCCATGACTGCgatgttctcttctctccaccacCTTTTCCAAGAGATTCCACATGTAGACAAGGATATTTTCCATCTCAAATTGATGGTAACCATAACTAATAGTCTCTATCCAGAGGCATCCCACCCTCTGTAAGATATATCTGGCTTGGGGATAGGAGGAAACTTTCTACTGCAAACCTTCATCCAACACTCAACTTAATTTCATGAAGCTTGGCAATaatctgagaggtaggaaggaatagggaagagagaaagtagaaagaaagaatatgaaaatagagtgcaggggaggaagagagtTCCTCTAGCCTCTGGGTccctctggctggtctaagaattagattgacatgagatagaataacaggagaaaatcaaacagagatttataacatgtatacatgggagagacccaggaaaactgaataactcaGCCAGAATGGCCAAGCTGccagcttaaatatcatcttcagctaaagacaaaggaggatgttgggggtagtggtttggtcGAAAGGGAGGAAttcaattcacatggaaatggaaaagcaaatgtttggtaaatagaACTTTGATGAGaacgggcttagcaaggaccctcacagtctatGGATACCCAGAGTTGTCTATgatgatggcctgtcctggggacaggccttttatcttaaattcttttaggtagttagggggaaggtcaaagtttctttcagtcttttgttaTATCAAgggaaagagacacattttggggtggccaattttgatcatCAGAAGACAAAGAcacaaggaaaggagaaattaGAAGAGAAATGCACTATGatgataaaaggagaaattagaagag is from Diceros bicornis minor isolate mBicDic1 chromosome 5, mDicBic1.mat.cur, whole genome shotgun sequence and encodes:
- the LOC131405886 gene encoding olfactory receptor 4F3/4F16/4F29-like; this translates as MTYCHLHNHNCLLIFLVLIISAVAMLAGSMDGGNHSVVSEIVFLGLTHSWEIQLLLLVFSSVLYVASMTGNILIVFSVTTDPHLHSPMYFLLASLSFIDLGACSVTSPKMIYDLFRKHKVISFGGCVAQIFFIHVIGGVEMMLLITMAFDRYVAICKPLHYLNILSPRMCILFLAAAWALGISHSLFQLAFIVNLPFCGPNVLDSFYCDLPRLLRLACTDTYRLQFMVTVNSGFICVGSFFILLISYIFILLTLWKHSSGDSSKALSTLSAHITVVFFFYGPTMFVYTWPHPNSHMDKFLALSDAVLTPFLNPVVYTFRNKEMKAAMKIVCKQLVIYMKIS